Proteins encoded within one genomic window of Aquarana catesbeiana isolate 2022-GZ linkage group LG03, ASM4218655v1, whole genome shotgun sequence:
- the LOC141134168 gene encoding olfactory receptor 10A7-like, producing the protein MCGINQTQVTQIRLLGFRGLAKFKTLLFIVFLLTYLIILGGNLLIIILVTIVNHLKIPMFFFLKHLAIADVLLTTSVVPIMLDIIVIEEGRLSFVGCITQLYVFGIFGFVQCFLIAVMSYDRYLAVCKPLHYASLMNPRVCLQLVLGSWFLVTLITSYEIMVLVQLKFCGNNYIDNFFCDFGPIVELSTSDTSSLMLQDFVNSILMIFCPFTFIIITYMYIFFIILKISSAHGQRKALSTCSSHLATVCVYYGTLITVYMVPGDDSTVSINKYRSLLYTVVTPLMNPIIYSLRNQEIKKALLKCVIKLKKVSFKF; encoded by the coding sequence atgtgtgggATCAATCAGACTCAGGTCACACAGATTCGTTTACTTGGGTTCCGTGGCCTGGCCAAATTTAAAACTCTATTATTTATTGTGTTTCTTTTAACCTACCTTATCATACTCGGTGGAAACCTTCTGATTATCATTTTGGTAACAATTGTTAATCATCTTAAAATCCCGATGTTCTTCTTCCTCAAGCACTTGGCAATAGCAGATGTTTTACTGACCACCAGTGTTGTCCCCATAATGCTGGATATTATAGTAATTGAGGAAGGAAGACTATCATTTGTTGGATGCATTACTCAGTTGTATGTCTTTGGTATATTTGGATTTGTGCAATGTTTTCTGATTGCTGTTATGTCCTATGATCGATACTTGGCTGTTTGCAAACCATTGCATTATGCTTCACTTATGAACCCTCGTGTTTGCCTCCAGTTGGTTCTTGGCTCCTGGTTCTTAGTTACCCTGATAACATCATATGAAATAATGGTGCTGGTTCAATTGAAGTTCTGTGGAAATAATTATATTGATAATTTTTTCTGTGATTTTGGACCTATTGTGGAGCTGTCCACCTCAGACACATCCAGTTTGATGCTGCAAGACTTTGTAAATTCCATATTAATGATATTTTGCCCTTTCACTTTCATAATCATAACCTACATGTACATTTTCTTCATCATTCTAAAGATATCTTCTGCTCATGGTCAAAGAAAAGCCCTTTCTACATGTAGCTCCCACTTGGCTACTGTCTGTGTCTATTATGGAACTTTGATCACCGTATACATGGTACCAGGAGATGACAGCACAGTGAGCATAAACAAATATAGGTCTTTACTGTACACTGTGGTGACACCACTGATGAATCCCATTATCTACAGCCTCAGGAACCAGGAGATCAAGAAAGCCTTGCTCAAATGTGTCATCAAACTAAAAAAAGTCAGTTTTAAATTTTGA